A window of the Trichoderma asperellum chromosome 4, complete sequence genome harbors these coding sequences:
- a CDS encoding uncharacterized protein (EggNog:ENOG41), with protein MANEEWLAVADRSQKKRIQNRVAQRTYRNRIKERMEELQKEVNEYRRREQQQASTEPQDGSVGESEGDTINVNSNGEKTPFPTEQAIGLEADIKSLPSVGSNTPPPSTINPANLSSNNSIHSRSSPEDVDKEKSGGRNSNGYTMDIDTHEDAPSLIGINSEPSTRNIALQQAHAVVQPQRLTQPQHQRTHISQQFPLTAFGLAAPALPPAYNLPTDWPWTNTPNLYRDPIGHQAIPGFPNLRQVRSDHDSSSDASYTIPDVTAFMVHPHDSKTPHVHIMDQETDVRTIAGRSPDESSDPGSLSSESSIIGSTLYDSQDKNLAKMLQSYGNGEQRLKDRSLEERLEFMRVCASVAGFHSIDDMAKQYYTADLSHDSVISQEQRNSRHSQLPRVLSKLRKSVKTWTQWEAHRYQYEIIKSAQSLIRSERTANPTTQHIYTEALMDLEKALAAGLAHNSGENELIPRAFRKLSKVFQDTSPKLCNLIETLVNMDGTLNQKQRTYTSLSIMLLLCCSNQMHRTDISALVTSCLHISQYHCNIGGSMRTTLS; from the exons CcgccgagagcagcagcaagcctcGACAGAGCCTCAAGACGGAAGTGTCGGCGAATCCGAAGGAGACACTATCAATGTTAATTCAAATGGCGAAAAGACTCCCTTCCCAACTGAGCAAGCTATAGGTCTGGAGGCCGATATCAAATCATTACCTAGTGTTGGTTCCAACACACCACCACCGAGTACCATCAACCCGGCCAATCTCAGCAGCAATAACAGCATCCATAGCAGAAGTAGTCCTGAAGATGTCGACAAAGAGAAATCGGGTGGTAGGAACAGTAATGGCTACACGATGGACATAGACACACACGAAGACGCCCCTTCACTGATAGGCATAAACTCCGAACCATCCACAAGGAATATTGCACTTCAGCAAGCGCATGCTGTAGTTCAACCTCAGCGTCTCACCCAACCACAACATCAAAGAACTCACATATCTCAACAATTTCCATTAACGGCATTTGGGCTGGCAGCGCCGGCTTTACCACCTGCTTATAATTTACCGACTGACTGGCCGTGGACAAATACACCAAATTTGTATAGGGATCCGATAGGTCACCAAGCGATCCCAG GATTTCCAAATCTTAGACAAGTACGAAGCGATCACGATTCGAGTTCGGACGCTTCATATACGATCCCCGATGTCACAGCATTCATGGTACATCCCCATGACTCAAAAACTCCGCACGTTCATATCATGGATCAAGAGACAGACGTCCGAACAATAGCGGGTAGATCACCAGATGAATCAAGTGATCCAGGGAGTTTAAGCTCGGAGAGTTCAATTATTGGTAGTACGCTGTACGATAGCCAAGATAAAAACCTAGCAAAGATGCTACAAAGCTATGGAAACGGCGAGCAGCGATTAAAAGATAGGAGCCTAGAAGAACGGCTAGAGTTCATGCGGGTGTGTGCCTCCGTAGCGGGCTTCCATAGCATTGACGATATGGCAAAGCAGTATTACACTGCGGACCTTAGCCATGACTCTGTCATCTCGCAAGAGCAGCGCAACAGTCGGCACAGCCAGCTTCCACGGGTACTTTCAAAACTTCGAAAGAGCGTCAAAACATGGACTCAGTGGGAAGCCCATCGTTATCAATACGAAATTATTAAGTCCGCGCAGAGCCTTATCCGCTCAGAGCGGACCGCTAACCCTACCACACAGCATATCTATACTGAAGCACTTATGGATCTGGAGAAGGCGCTGGCCGCAGGGCTAGCTCATAACTCAGGGGAGAATGAATTGATACCAAGAGCATTTCGGAAACTTTCCAAAGTGTTTCAAGATACA TCACCGAAGTTGTGCAATTTGATTGAGACGCTTGTGAACATGGATGGGACGTTGAATCAAAAACAGCGCACCTATACATCGCTTTCTATTATGCTCCTCTTATGCTGTTCGAATCAAATGCACAGAACTGACATCTCAGCGTTGGTAACGAGCTGTCTACACATTTCACAGTATCATTGTAATATAGGGGGCTCTATGCGCACAACGCTGAGCTAG
- a CDS encoding uncharacterized protein (EggNog:ENOG41~TransMembrane:1 (o20-41i)), which yields MDVKFRAFDVPTILSSLKENVVPFFYTWYGAALSVFVLFNFKALPFVWTARTYYHLNTAFRNQQKRLVKSSDGGRRKVALVRKENVGDSIEKHPLFKADIISTYVPLLEIDMNLHKSNSTFFTDLDVSRIKLMGRIIAPVWPMDDMEVEYKGRDGKDKKEKIKGRPALILGATHTSFKRELRPYASYNVESRILGWDSRWIYVGSWFLSKSTSKKKVYATSLSKYIIKKGRITVRPEQFFVECGWIPAQEADNNEMEKVVGGEAGWSRPEVDAHKEKGMQIVKTWGEANVLMEQEYED from the coding sequence ATGGATGTCAAATTTCGGGCGTTCGATGTGCCTACGATTCTTTCGTCACTGAAAGAGAATGTTGTGCCTTTCTTCTACACTTGGTATGGCGCTGCTTTATCAGTATTTGTCTTATTCAATTTCAAGGCCTTGCCGTTTGTATGGACAGCGCGAACATATTACCATCTAAATACCGCCTTTCGGAATCAGCAAAAACGACTAGTTAAATCCTCTGACGGAGGCAGGAGGAAAGTTGCTCTGGTTAGGAAAGAAAACGTGGGAGATTCGATCGAAAAGCACCCTTTATTCAAGGCGGACATTATTAGCACCTATGTACCGCTGTTGGAAATCGACATGAATTTGCATAAATCGAACTCGACTTTTTTCACAGACCTTGACGTATCTCGGATCAAGTTAATGGGGAGAATAATTGCGCCAGTTTGGCCAATGGACGACATGGAGGTTGAATACAAAGGGCGAGATGGAAaggacaaaaaagaaaagataaaggGTCGACCTGCTCTCATTTTGGGAGCTACACATACGTCTTTCAAACGCGAGCTTCGACCCTATGCCTCCTACAATGTCGAATCACGAATCCTAGGCTGGGATTCTCGCTGGATATATGTCGGATCATGGTTCCTTAGCAAATCTacatccaagaagaaggtgtATGCTACCAGTTTGTCAAAGTATATCATCAAGAAGGGGCGTATAACGGTACGCCCAGAGCAGTTCTTCGTTGAATGCGGGTGGATTCCAGCTCAAGAGGCAGATAATAATGAAATGGAGAAAGTGGTAGGCGGTGAGGCAGGATGGTCAAGGCCAGAAGTTGATGCCCACAAAGAGAAGGGAATGCAGATTGTCAAGACGTGGGGAGAGGCAAATGTGTTAATGGAGCAAGAATACGAAGACTAA
- a CDS encoding uncharacterized protein (EggNog:ENOG41~TransMembrane:17 (o33-55i67-89o101-122i134-152o164-183i263-282o288-306i318-340o416-439i498-526o538-563i942-963o983-1009i1055-1076o1082-1102i1166-1187o1193-1212i)): MSTASCPDDTFGPWAGPQCRGGFDFTLLFEETILSILISSIFILLSPLRILALFAAPIRVKSSPLDLAKKTSSICFVALSAALVGLWVVNSTKSASSAITSTRATIASSVLNLILSLLYVLLSNLEHRSSFRPSFIISIYLALSILFDTARSRTLWMLPNAGSSSIPAVFTASLALRALMLLFESTEKRSILTDEYKNVSEEGASGPYNLGVFYWLSSLFFTGYKKILAHEDLYQLDDTLLSEPLAEKMSKAWEMVSDKSKPGALLGAWVKAFIGHLAIPIIPRLFRIGFTYAQPFLITAAINLAATPQTQQFNNNGYGLIGAYILVYAGIAVSITQYQWHNCRNATIMRGSLIPLIYEQTLHIDSASSSRSTPSGTLTLVTTDIETISGGVLLFHETWGNLLEIGIAIYLLERQLGAACVMSVGFAIVVMISSGFLAAPIGKHQAAWIAASQRRVTTTSKALGSMKWLKISGLTDVAFNGIKELRTQELAVSTKFRLFLGITLVLSICTPIFGPLLTFATAAGMASHGNGDLTIAKIFTSFSLILLLNTPLSLFIASLPVIAGSVTSFQRIQDYLNETQRKDTRISPPHGNADGQVAEMGSLKSDVIASIRGKFSWPEEATSAQSGDTVPKDRSGDENQENQAHHNKTPVIDISPRIDIRRQTLTLILGPVGCGKSTLLKALLGELSDFDGSIQTRFSGAVTFCDQTPWLPNEMVREIICGKSAQDINVIGEKEMGQDADWYRRIINACALERDIAMWPQGDQTTVGSKGISISGGQKQRLSIARAAFARSEVLVMDDCFSGLDANTEDTVFDNLLSKEGILRKANMTIVLASSDYRRVSYVDQIIFLNEQGQLRYAGSVDNLKENPDFSWLLRDPAAAQASKRSREGGAKSARKLESSTNSATDAAATADLTGALQADAARQMGDSAVYKFYLESAGWPTLIAFVIAIIVFAFCDSFPSVWLKWWAESNEKDPNSNLGKWLGVYTVLSIGAFISCLVAAWELFIVVINRSGLYFHDLLVKTVARAPMSYHTATDNGITVNRFSQDLQLIDMELPASALSVIITLSFGVAQFVLVCASSKYMAVVIPFLVALFYAIQHFYLRTARQLRLLDIEFKAPLYSQLMETVSGLVTIRAFHWESRSAAKYMKILDNSQQPNYLLFCVQRWLVFVVNIMIMLLAVILIVLITTLREKIGPGFAGVALSNILAFGATMEATISSWVQFEICLGAVARIRSFSMHTKSEDDEAVDALASEGRNEQLTEPNLNALDSTFWPSKGRIEIEALCASYPYAGEKVGICGRTGSGKSSLFLSLLGLITQDSGKIIIDGVDLSALPREYLRTHIVAVPQEAYILEGTVRLNADPYRIQDGDVQSAAVNSERRDQEIIAALERVGLWKKIEARGGLSASIDEKFFSQGEAQLMILARAMLREGESRVLLLDEATSSLDEATSNTINGIVRTWFKDWTILAIAHKLDAILDYDKVAVLDDGKLMEFDAPQKLLSQQNSIFKGLYLLSTNQ, from the exons ATGTCGACGGCATCATGTCCAGATGACACTTTTGGGCCATGGGCGGGTCCTCAGTGTCGCGGCGGCTTCGACTTTACTTTGCTTTTCGAAGAAACGATTCTCTCTATTCTGATTTCtagcatcttcatcctcctctccccaTTGCGGATTCTTGCGCTTTTCGCTGCGCCAATAAGAGTCAAGTCAAGTCCCTTAGACTTGGCCAAAAAG ACTAGTTCGATATGCTTCGTCGCACTGAGCGCCGCCCTCGTTGGCCTCTGGGTGGTGAATTCGACCAAGtcggcttcttctgccaTTACTTCCACGCGCGCCACGATCGCAAGCTCTGTGCTTAATttgattctctctcttctatacGTTCTTTTGTCCAATCTCGAGCATCGATCGTCCTTTCGTCCATCGTTTATTATATCCATTTATTTGGCTCTGTCAATTCTCTTTGATACAGCGCGCTCTCGCACGTTATGGATGCTCCCAAATGCTGGCAGCAGTTCTATTCCTGCTGTCTTTACGGCGAGCTTAGCATTGAGGGCTCTGATGCTCCTATTTGAGTCGACAGAAAAGCGGTCCATCTTAACAGATGAATACAAAAATGTTTCAGAAGAAGGCGCAAGCGGGCCTTACAATCTGGGCGTATTCTACTGGCTCAGCTCATTGTTCTTTACTGGTTACAAGAAGATTCTCGCGCACGAAGATCTATACCAACTTGACGACACATTACTGTCCGAGCCCTTGGCGGAAAAAATGTCAAAGGCTTGGGAAATGG TATCTGACAAGAGCAAACCTGGCGCGCTCCTTGGTGCTTGGGTAAAGGCGTTTATAGGCCATTTAGCAATACCTATAATCCCTCGACTATTCCGCATTGGCTTCACTTACGCCCAGCCTTTTTTAATCACGGCTGCAATAAATCTTGCAGCTACGCCACAGACACAGCAATTTAATAACAACGGCTACGGACTCATTGGGGCTTATATTCTCGTCTACGCCGGTATAGCT GTATCTATAACTCAATATCAATGGCATAATTGTCGCAATGCTACCATCATGCGTGGTAGCCTAATACCACTCATCTATGAACAAACACTTCATATTGATTCGGCGAGCTCGTCTAGGTCTACTCCCAGCGGCACATTGACGCTTGTGACTACGGATATTGAAACAATATCTGGTGGAGTCTTGTTATTTCATGAAACATGGGGCAACCTTCTTGAGATTGGAATTGCCATCTATCTTCTGGAGAGGCAATTGGGTGCCGCATGTGTGATGAGCGTGGGCTTTGCAATTG TTGTCATGATTAGCTCTGGTTTTTTAGCGGCGCCAATTGGAAAGCATCAAGCAGCGTGGATCGCGGCATCACAGCGCCGAGTAACTACAACGTCAAAAGCTCTTGGAAGCATGAAGTGGCTGAAGATTTCGGGCCTCACTGATGTAGCTTTCAATGGGATTAAAGAGCTTCGAACCCAAGAGCTAGCTGTATCAACCAAATTTCGTTTGTTCCTTGGGATCACTCTTGTGCTCT CTATTTGTACCCCCATTTTTGGCCCGCTTCTCACTTTTGCTACCGCTGCGGGCATGGCCTCTCATGGCAATGGAGATTTAACTATTGCGAAGATTTTTACATCGTTCTCCCTCATCCTTCTGCTCAATACTCCTTTATCTCTATTTATTGCCTCATTGCCTGTGATTGCAGGAAGCGTGACATCTTTCCAAAGAATTCAAGATTATCTTAACGAGACTCAACGGAAGGATACTCGCATTTCGCCTCCTCATGGCAATGCAGATGGCCAGGTTGCTGAAATGGGTTCCTTAAAATCTGACGTTATTGCTTCAATCCGGGGCAAATTTTCTTGGCCTGAAGAGGCAACATCGGCCCAAAGTGGCGATACCGTACCTAAAGACAGATCTGGCGACGAGAATCAAGAAAATCAGGCCCATCACAACAAAACGCCAGTCATTGATATCAGTCCTCGGATCGACATCCGCCGCCAAACATTAACGCTTATTCTTGGCCCCGTCGGCTGTGGAAAATCGACTCTTCTAAAGGCCCTATTAGGAGAGTTGTCGGATTTCGATGGCTCAATCCAGACACGATTTTCTGGTGCCGTGACATTCTGTGACCAAACTCCCTGGTTGCCAAATGAGATGGTCAGAGAAATCATTTGTGGAAAATCTGCCCAGGACATAAATGTGattggagaaaaagaaatgggcCAAGATGCGGATTGGTATCGTCGCATTATAAACGCTTGCGCATTAGAAAGGGACATAGCTATGTGGCCACAAGGAGACCAAACAACCGTAGGGTCCAAGGGAATCTCAATCAGCGGAGGCCAGAAACAACGCTTG TCAATTGCGAGGGCGGCCTTTGCTCGCAGCGAAGTACTAGTAATGGACGATTGCTTTAGTGGGCTTGATGCGAACACAGAAGATACAGTCTTTGACAATCTTCTAAGCAAAGAAGGAATTCTTCGAAAAGCGAATATGACTATAGTCCTTGCGTCCTCAGACT ATCGCCGTGTCTCATATGTGGATCAAATTATATTCCTAAATGAGCAAGGTCAACTTCGGTATGCGGGAAGCGTTGATAATCTCAAGGAAAATCCAGACTTTAGTTGGCTTTTGAGagatcctgctgctgcgcaagCTAGCAAAAGATCACGAGAGGGTGGCGCAAAGAGCGCGAGAAAGTTAGAGTCTTCAACAAACTCAGCAACAGATGCAGCCGCTACTGCCGATCTTACTGGAGCACTTCAAGCTGATGCTGCCAGACAAATGGGAGATTCAGCTGTCTATAAGTTCTATCTTGAGTCGGCTGGCTGGCCTACATTAATTGCTTTTGTTATTGCGATTAtcgtctttgctttttgcgaTTCTTTTCCTA GCGTTTGGCTTAAATGGTGGGCTGAGTCGAATGAAAAGGATCCCAACTCCAACCTTGGAAAATGGCTTGGTGTCTATACAGTTCTTTCAATAGGGGCTTTTATCTCATGTCTAGTCGCCGCTTG GGAACTATTTATCGTTGTTATTAACCGATCTGGCCTCTATTTCCACGATCTCTTAGTCAAGACTGTCGCACG AGCTCCTATGTCTTATCACACAGCTACTGATAACGGAATCACTGTGAATCGGTTTAGTCAGGATCTCCAATTGATTGATATGGAGCTGCCAGCCTCAGCTCTAAGCGTGATAATAA CGCTTTCTTTCGGTGTCGCGCAGTTTGTCTTGGTTTGTGCTTCATCAAAATACATGGCTGTTGTCATACCATTTCTTGTGGCTCTATTCTATGCCATTCAGCACTTCTACTTGCGTACTGCGCGGCAACTGCGTCTTCTTGACATTGAATTCAAAGCTCCTCTCTACTCACAGCTTATGGAAACTGTATCTGGCCTCGTAACTATTCGGGCATTTCACTGGGAATCCCGCTCCGCCGCCAAATATATGAAGATCCTGGACAATTCACAGCAACCAAACTATTTACTCTTCTGCGTGCAGCGATGGCTGGTGTTTGTAGTGAACATCATGATCATGCTTCTTGCAGTTATTCTAATTGTCCTAATAACGACTTTGCGGGAGAAAATTGGACCTGGATTTGCAGGTGTTGCATTAAGCAATATTCTTGCATTTGGTGCTACCATGGAAGCCACTATCAGCAGCTGGGTCCAATTCGAGATTTGTCTGGGAGCAGTTGCTCGCATAAGGAGCTTCTCGATGCATACAAAgagtgaagatgacgaggctgtTGATGCTTTGGCTTCAGAAGGTCGGAATGAACAGCTTACGGAGCCTAATCTCAACGCACTGGACAGCACATTTTGGCCGAGCAAGGGTCGTATTGAGATTGAAGCACTTTGTGCTTCATACCCTTAT GCTGGAGAGAAAGTCGGTATTTGTGGTCGAACTGGAAG CGGGAAATCTTCCTTGTTCCTGAGTCTGCTTGGACTTATTACTCAAGATTCaggtaaaattattattgATGGCGTTGACCTGTCGGCATTGCCTAGGGAATATCTACGCACTCATATTGTTGCTGTGCCTCAAGAGGCATACATCTTGGAGGGAACGGTGCGGCTTAATGCTGATCCTTATCGTatccaagatggagatgtcCAATCCGCTGCAGTCAACTCGGAGAGACGCGACCAGGAAATCATCGCTGCCCTTGAACGGGTTGGCCTATGGAAGAAAATTGAGGCTCGCGGAGGCCTTTCTGCATCTATCGATGAAAAGTTCTTTTCACAGGGAGAGGCTCAATTGATGATCCTTGCTCGCGCGATGCtccgagaaggagaaagcagAGTCTTGCTCTTGGATGAAGCCACCAGCAG CCTGGATGAAGCAACCAGCAATACTATTAATGGGATCGTTCGAACCTGGTTCAAAGACTGGACTATCCTCGCCATTGCACACAAATTGGATGCCATTCTCGACTACGACAAAGTCGCCGTATTAGACGATGGAAAGTTGATGGAATTTGACGCTCCACAAAAGTTATTATCTCAGCAAAATTCCATCTTCAAGGGCTTGTATCTCTTATCAACTAATCAGTAG
- a CDS encoding uncharacterized protein (SECRETED:SignalP(1-18)~MEROPS:MER0001269), with protein sequence MAISKLALLLAGVAGVVAAPSYGQEPLSSIAPSSKSQCNLPPILDPTGDGLPSADELFASKSARDQQVKRLQAIVQVPSISYDDNGPVGEDKRWAPFFDLHKVLEKTFPNVHKKARVEKINTLGLLYTIQGSDESLKPVLLMAHQDVVPVADESTWTYPPFEAVYDGEYIWGRGTSDDKNSLTAILSAIEALLSNKDWAPKRTFLLAFGYDEECSGFRGAGEISAHLKKQYGEDSFAAILDEGGLGLTQVGNALYVLPAVTEKGHVDVFFELDVVGGHSSVPFPHTGIGIIAEIVSELEAHPFEAELIEDGPVHGHLKCQARYSPEVYPDLTRLVQQDDLEGIAKWLVKAGRNTQYIVQTSQAVDIINGGQKINAMPEKTILGVNYRVAHQNSIAEVQHNAVQRVDSIIKKYGLKLKPFEDDEEYEQYIASLKPEVREKAGSNDVDYKGTLVLSTKGKFHPSPISPTSGHAWDVFAGTLRHSFAFDNGTVVPTGEIMTGNTDTRHYIGLSDNIWRFTPDRFHAENNIHTIDEHARVDGHIEMLKFYYDFVRNFDAAKF encoded by the exons ATGGCAATTTCTAAGCTGGCCTTGCTTCTGGCGGGAGTCGCAGGCGTCGTCGCAGCTCCCAGCTACGGCCAAGAGCCTCTGAGCTCGATCGCGCCGTCGTCTAAGTCCCAGTGCAATCTTCCTCCGATTTTAGATCCGACAGGCGATGGACTCCCCTCTGCCGATGAGCTCTTTGCGTCCAAATCTGCACGAGACCAGCAGGTGAAGCGTCTTCAAGCCATAGTTCAAGTACCCTCTATTTCCTACGATGACAATGGACCGGTTGGTGAGGATAAGCGCTGGGCGCCCTTCTTCGACCTGCACAAAGTCTTGGAAAAGACGTTTCCCAACGT CCATAAGAAGGCTAGGGTCGAGAAGATCAACACTCTCGGCCTTCTTTACACAATCCAGGGCTCCGATGAGAGTCTCAAGCCGGTGCTATTGATGGCTCACCAAGATGTCGTCCCAGTTGCTGACGAATCGACTTGGACATACCCTCCTTTTGAAGCCGTGTATGATGGGGAGTATATTTGGGGCCGAGGAACTTCAGATGACAAGAACAGTCTTACAGCCATCTTGTCTGCGATTGAAGCTCTCTTGTCTAACAAAGATTGGGCTCCGAAGCGTACCTTCTTACTTGCTTTTGGCTACGACGAGGAGTGTTCAGGGTTCCGCGGCGCTGGCGAAATTTCCGCACACCTCAAGAAGCAGTATGGCGAAGACAGCTTTGCCGCCATCCTGGATGAGGGTGGCCTTGGATTGACCCAAGTTGGTAATGCTCTGTATGTTCTCCCAGCCGTCACCGAAAAGGGCCATGTCGACGTTTTCTTTGAGCTGGACGTGGTTGGTGGCCATAGCTCTGTTCCTTTTCCTCACACTGGCATTGGCATTATTGCCGAAATCGTCAGCGAGCTCGAAGCCCATCCTTTCGAGGCCGAGCTGATTGAGGACGGCCCGGTTCACGGCCATCTAAAGTGCCAGGCGCGCTACTCGCCTGAAGTGTATCCCGATCTCACGCGCTTGGTTCAACAAGACGACTTGGAAGGCATTGCGAAGTGGCTGGTCAAGGCTGGCCGAAACACGCAGTATATCGTTCAGACTTCCCAGGCCGTGGACATTATTAACGGTGGGCAAAAGATTAATGCTATGCCTGAAAAGACTATCCTAGGCGTAAACTACCGAGTCGCCCACCAGAATAGTATTGCTGAAGTGCAGCATAATGCCGTTCAACGCGTCGacagcatcatcaagaaGTATGGCCTGAAGCTTAAGCCATTtgaggacgacgaagagTATGAGCAATACATCGCCAGCCTCAAACCCGAAGTTCGCGAGAAGGCTGGTTCGAACGATGTCGACTACAAGGGCACCTTGGTCCTGTCCACCAAGGGCAAATTCCACCCTAGCCCAATTTCTCCTACAAGTGGTCACGCTTGGGATGTCTTTGCCGGTACTCTTCGACACAGCTTTGCTTTCGATAACGGAACTGTGGTTCCCACCGGAGAGATTATGACGGGCAACACTGACACTCGCCACTACATTG GTCTTTCCGACAACATCTGGCGTTTTACTCCTGACCGATTTCACGCTGAAAACAACATCCATACCATTGATGAGCACGCTCGCGTAGACGGTCATATTGAGATGCTCAAGTTTTACTACGACTTTGTGCGCAACTTTGATGCCGCCAAATTCTAA
- a CDS encoding uncharacterized protein (EggNog:ENOG41): MGSSKSDEETSSSSPLLRTRLRASHACTVCRIRKVRCDVAVTGFPCTNCKLDSANCKVLPRKRKWEQRVKRVIEHEGEEHISQSRQIDVEKAKPSQAIYPSPKSQAEIKQDQERNSSSSPSIKIDPSLTPAFQHGESDTNSEALHSNFTFTDGTIDPSTIGTQDGLGSSNPWGPGYDKTTIFGLQPPARFVPYSNYNFVDAGSLNQLSHIDVAYLTEKDCLTLPTETALEEFFHQYFSHVHPIIPLLSEAEFWAADARIPLLLIRAILFISSPYVSASTLLSLGYSSVQAAHTELYTAAKTLTQFDIHRNNVVSAQVALLLTYYSPAPSDTTNTYWMVNAVHFARCARADQYHTLSDDNPAKLRLKRLWWTCILRDRVISLSLRRPLTIGCDDFDFSHQGLNLADFSDELGVSTVYDRPTRQILAHCMSAFCELVIPLNKALTILYPAAGPNTITSETNTGKESDACAEILELLDAWHQKTRERFETSTPSIGVHKCLTMFIKMTFIYYFSARASLCYHMMLLSVSNPGHASDVKKNDLQVQAEMDSSLKGITGMFMQLARLGLVQYLPNTFVTFTAIPLIWQVLDAKILNTGALAADNMRDLMVYTNVMNKFRGLHQNANNVLKFIKQLINHIQTTESVDIDQYDLSADTSFPPELLSSFLPGEKAQDIIHEPKNKWAKLFAGKPRTYLRIALTIQHSLSSGNFPSEEDFPKALQIVRFAEETMDGGIDVGLYKYLQHMEDFLLSA; this comes from the exons ATGGGTTCCTCCAAGTCAGATGAAGAGACATCATCAAGCTCTCCGCTGTTGCGCACGCGATTGCGCGCAAGCCATGCTTGCACTGTCTGTAGAATTCGCAAAGTCAGATGCGATGTTGCAGTTACTGGTTTCCCGTGCACAAACTGCAAGCTAGATTCGGCCAACTGCAAAGTGTTGCCGCGAAAGCGGAAATG GGAACAAAGAGTGAAGCGCGTGATAGAACACGAGGGAGAGGAGCATATATCCCAGTCTCGACAAATAGATGTAGAGAAGGCGAAACCGTCACAAGCAATTTACCCAAGCCCCAAGTCCCAAGCAGAAATTAAACAGGACCAAGAAAGGAACAGTTCATCCAGTCCATCTATTAAGATCGATCCATCCTTGACACCGGCGTTCCAACATGGGGAATCGGATACTAATAGCGAAGCTTTACACTCCAACTTCACTTTCACGGATGGTACCATTGACCCAAGCACAATAGGAACGCAAGATGGCCTTGGTAGTAGCAATCCCTGGGGACCGGGATATGACAAAACTACCATCTTCGGACTGCAGCCGCCAGCACGTTTCGTGCCTTATTCTAACTACAACTTTGTTGATGCTGGGTCCCTCAATCAACTTAGTCATATCGACGTAGCGTATTTGACAGAAAAGGACTGTCTCACCTTGCCTACGGAAACAGCACTGGAAGAGTTCTTTCATCAGTATTTCTCACATGTGCATCCCATCATACCTCTACTCAGCGAAGCAGAGTTTTGGGCGGCAGACGCTCGCATTCCCCTTCTCCTAATTCGCGCAATCCTATTTATATCATCACCT TACGTGTCAGCATCAACGCTCCTTAGCCTCGGGTACAGCAGTGTACAAGCGGCTCATACTGAACTATACACGGCTGCAAAG ACCTTGACACAATTCGACATCCACAGAAACAATGTCGTCAGTGCACAGGTAGCGCTCTTGCTGACCTACTACTCACCTGCACCGAGCGATACCACAAACACATACTGGATGGTAAACGCAGTCCACTTTGCGCGTTGCGCTCGTGCAGACCAGTATCATACACTAAGCGACGACAACCCCGCGAAACTAAGGCTTAAACGGCTGTGGTGGACCTGCATATTGCGAGACAGGGTTATATCTTTGAGTTTACGAAGACCACTAACCATCGGATGCGATGATTTCGACTTCAGCCACCAAGGCCTTAATCTTGCTGACTTCTCAGACGAACTGGGGGTCTCTACAGTATATGACCGGCCGACAAGACAAATTTTAGCTCATTGCATGTCGGCATTCTGCGAACTCGTTATTCCTTTGAACAAAGCTCTTACGATACTCTACCCAGCAGCTGGCCCCAATACCATAACCTCAGAGACAAACACTGGAAAGGAGTCAGATGCTTGCGCCGAAATTCTCGAGCTTCTGGATGCTTGGCACCAGAAAACAAGGGAGCGATTTGAGACTTCTACCCCATCAATTGGCGTCCACAAATGCCTAACCATGTTCATCAAGATGACTTTTATCTACTACTT TTCTGCGAGAGCGAGCCTCTGCTACCACATGATGTTATTATCTGTATCCAATCCTGGCCACGCATCAgatgtgaagaagaatgatCTCCAGGTTCAGGCAGAGATGGATTCATCTTTGAAGGGAATCACCGGGATGTTCATGCAGTTAGCCCGTCTTGGGCTTGTCCAGTACTTGCCAAACACATT CGTTACCTTCACAGCTATCCCGCTCATCTGGCAAGTTCTAGATGCAAAGATACTAAATACTGGAGCGCTCGCAGCAGACAATATGCGCGATCTTATGGTCTACACCAACGTCATGAACAAGTTCCGAGGCCTCCACCAAAACGCAAACAACGtactaaagtttataaagcagcTCATCAATCACATCCAAACAACGGAATCTGTTGACATTGATCAATATGATCTTTCGGCAGACACCTCTTTCCCCCCAGAACTTCTGTCGAGCTTCCTGCCTGGCGAGAAGGCACAGGATATCATCCACGAGCCGAAAAATAAATGGGCAAAGTTGTTTGCCGGAAAGCCGCGAACGTACCTACGGATCGCATTGACGATTCAACATTCTCTTTCTAGCGGCAATTTTCCGTCCGAGGAAGACTTTCCAAAAGCACTGCAGATTGTCAGATTTGCAGAAGAGACAATGGATGGTGGTATTGATGTCGGGCTGTACAAGTATTTGCAACATATGGAGGATTTCTTGCTATCTGCTTAG